In the Streptomyces sp. NBC_00525 genome, one interval contains:
- a CDS encoding acyl-CoA carboxylase subunit beta, which yields MTVADVSVRVAERGAIKEAVELGPSPSATEAQRARGKLTVRERLDLLFDPGTFREIEQLRRHRAAGFGLEDRRPHTDGVVTGWGQVEGRRVFVYAHDFRIFGGSLGEAHAQKIHKVMDLALAAGAPLVSLSDGAGARIQEGVTALAGYGGIFRRNVAASGVIPQISVMLGPCAGGATYSPALTDYVFMVRDISQMYITGPDVVQAVTGEKITHNDLGGAQVHSTVSGASAFLYDSEEECLEEVRHLLTLLPSNNRELPPSVPCEDPVDRPGDALARLVPADPNLSYDMRAVIEEIVDDGDLFEVHANWATNIICGLARLAGRVVGIVANQPASLAGVLDIHASEKAARFVQTCDAFSIPLVTLVDVPGFLPGSDQEHNGVIRHGAKLLYAYCNATVPRVQVILRKAYGGAYIVMDSRSIGADLSFAWPTNEIAVMGAEGAANVVFRREIAAADDPEAARAQRVKQYRQELMHPYYAAERGLVDDVIDPAATRQVLADALDVLRAKHVPLPERKHGNPPF from the coding sequence ATGACCGTTGCCGATGTCAGTGTCCGAGTGGCCGAACGAGGAGCCATCAAGGAGGCCGTGGAGCTGGGTCCTTCGCCGAGCGCCACGGAGGCGCAGCGCGCGCGGGGCAAGCTGACCGTGCGCGAACGGCTGGACCTGCTGTTCGATCCGGGGACCTTCCGGGAGATCGAACAGCTGCGCCGCCACCGGGCGGCCGGATTCGGCCTGGAGGACCGCAGGCCGCACACCGACGGTGTGGTGACCGGCTGGGGCCAGGTCGAGGGCCGCAGGGTGTTCGTGTACGCCCACGACTTCCGGATCTTCGGCGGTTCGCTCGGCGAGGCGCACGCCCAGAAGATCCACAAGGTGATGGACCTCGCCCTGGCGGCCGGGGCACCGCTGGTGTCGCTCAGCGACGGCGCGGGCGCCCGCATCCAGGAAGGCGTAACGGCTCTAGCCGGTTACGGTGGCATCTTCCGCCGCAATGTGGCCGCGTCCGGGGTGATCCCGCAGATCAGCGTCATGCTCGGCCCGTGCGCCGGCGGCGCGACGTACTCCCCCGCCCTCACCGACTACGTGTTCATGGTCCGCGACATCTCGCAGATGTACATCACGGGCCCGGACGTCGTACAGGCCGTCACCGGCGAGAAGATCACACACAACGACCTCGGCGGCGCCCAGGTGCACTCCACGGTGTCGGGCGCGAGCGCGTTCCTGTACGACTCCGAGGAGGAGTGCCTGGAGGAGGTACGCCATCTGCTCACCCTCCTCCCGTCCAACAACCGCGAGCTGCCGCCGTCCGTGCCCTGCGAGGACCCGGTCGACCGGCCCGGCGACGCCCTGGCCCGGCTGGTCCCCGCCGATCCGAACCTGTCGTACGACATGCGGGCGGTGATCGAGGAGATCGTGGACGACGGCGACCTCTTCGAGGTGCACGCCAACTGGGCGACCAACATCATCTGCGGTCTGGCCCGGCTGGCCGGCCGCGTCGTCGGCATCGTCGCCAACCAGCCCGCCTCCCTCGCCGGCGTCCTGGACATCCACGCCTCCGAAAAGGCCGCACGCTTCGTGCAGACCTGCGACGCGTTCAGCATCCCGCTGGTCACACTGGTCGACGTGCCCGGCTTCCTGCCCGGCAGCGACCAGGAGCACAACGGCGTCATCCGGCACGGCGCGAAGCTCCTGTACGCGTACTGCAACGCGACGGTCCCCCGCGTCCAGGTGATCCTGCGCAAGGCGTACGGCGGCGCGTACATCGTCATGGACTCCCGCTCCATCGGCGCGGACCTGTCCTTCGCCTGGCCCACCAACGAGATCGCGGTGATGGGCGCGGAGGGCGCCGCGAACGTGGTCTTCCGCCGCGAGATCGCAGCCGCCGACGACCCGGAAGCGGCCCGCGCCCAGCGCGTCAAGCAGTACCGCCAGGAATTGATGCACCCGTACTACGCGGCCGAGCGCGGCCTGGTGGACGACGTCATCGACCCGGCCGCCACCCGACAGGTCCTCGCCGACGCCCTGGACGTACTGCGCGCCAAGCACGTGCCGCTACCCGAACGCAAGCACGGCAACCCTCCGTTCTGA
- a CDS encoding acyl-CoA carboxylase epsilon subunit: MADSPIRIEGGTPTPTELAAVLLVLLTATRVQEAPGAHAAAPPRSNWGPARGWRPPGTWPAPQPTA; the protein is encoded by the coding sequence ATGGCCGACTCCCCGATCCGCATCGAAGGCGGAACCCCGACCCCCACCGAACTGGCAGCCGTCCTCCTGGTCCTGCTCACGGCCACGCGCGTCCAGGAAGCGCCCGGCGCCCACGCCGCCGCCCCACCCCGGTCCAACTGGGGCCCGGCCCGGGGCTGGCGCCCCCCGGGCACCTGGCCGGCCCCGCAACCGACTGCGTAA
- a CDS encoding thioesterase II family protein has protein sequence MPTPTTRKATSVWLRRFHPSEEAPVRLFCLPHAGGSASYYFPVSRTLAPAIDVIAAQYPGRQDRRTEPCVDDVRRLADLVTAEMLPWCDRPIALFGHSLGATLGFEVALRLEAAGTTPRVLFASGRRAPSRPRENENVHLSPDARLLTTIRRMSGTDPAVLADEELLRSILPAIRADYKAAETYRYEPGPPLTCPIEVLNGTEDPEVTAEEAKAWTTHTTSTTTFHTYKGGHFYLTDHAPEVINLIRTRLT, from the coding sequence ATGCCCACGCCCACCACACGGAAGGCCACCAGCGTCTGGCTGCGCCGCTTCCACCCCTCGGAGGAAGCCCCGGTACGCCTCTTCTGCCTGCCCCACGCGGGGGGCTCGGCGAGCTACTACTTCCCGGTCTCCCGCACCCTCGCCCCGGCCATCGACGTGATCGCGGCCCAGTACCCCGGCCGCCAGGACCGCCGCACCGAACCGTGCGTGGACGACGTCCGCCGCCTGGCCGACCTGGTCACCGCCGAAATGCTGCCGTGGTGCGACCGCCCGATCGCGCTCTTCGGCCACAGCCTGGGCGCGACCCTGGGCTTCGAGGTCGCCCTCCGCCTGGAAGCCGCCGGTACGACCCCGCGCGTCCTCTTCGCCTCGGGCCGCCGCGCCCCTTCCCGCCCCCGCGAGAACGAAAACGTCCACCTGTCGCCGGACGCCCGACTCCTGACGACCATCCGCCGCATGAGCGGCACCGACCCCGCGGTCCTGGCCGACGAAGAGCTCCTCCGCTCGATCCTCCCGGCCATCCGAGCCGACTACAAAGCCGCGGAAACCTACCGCTACGAACCCGGCCCGCCCCTGACGTGCCCCATCGAGGTCCTGAACGGCACCGAGGACCCCGAAGTGACCGCCGAGGAAGCCAAAGCCTGGACCACCCACACCACGTCGACGACCACCTTCCACACCTACAAGGGCGGCCACTTCTACCTCACCGACCACGCCCCCGAAGTAATCAACCTGATCCGCACCCGCCTCACGTAA
- a CDS encoding IS5 family transposase (programmed frameshift): protein MVRRHELTDESWALIAPLLAPGRMGRPVRDRRQVVNGILWKLSTGAAWRDLPERYGPWKTVYERFRRWSADGTWDRLLAHVQQHCDAVGQVDWTIVCVDSTTVRAHQHAAGARKGGPWEGEALGRSRGGLTSKIHLACDGRGRPLAFTLTGGNVNDCTQFEPVMERIRIARPGPGRPRTRPERVVADKGYSARRIRAYLRRRGIAATIPERIDQINGRLRRGESLCRLDRTAYRRRNVVERCFSRLKQNRALATRYDKRAAHYQAMVTLACLQLWLP, encoded by the exons GTGGTGCGTCGACATGAACTGACCGATGAGTCGTGGGCGTTGATCGCTCCGTTGCTGGCGCCGGGGCGGATGGGCCGGCCGGTGCGGGACCGGCGCCAGGTGGTGAACGGGATCCTGTGGAAGCTGTCCACCGGGGCCGCCTGGCGTGACCTGCCCGAACGCTACGGCCCGTGGAAGACGGTCTACGAACGCTTCCGCCGCTGGTCCGCCGACGGCACCTGGGACCGCCTCCTGGCTCACGTCCAGCAGCACTGTGACGCCGTCGGACAGGTCGACTGGACGATCGTGTGTGTCGACTCCACCACGGTGCGGGCCCACCAGCACGCGGCCGGGGCCCGAAAAG GGGGGCCCTGGGAGGGCGAGGCGCTCGGCCGGTCGCGCGGCGGGCTGACCAGCAAGATCCACCTGGCCTGCGACGGTCGGGGACGCCCCCTGGCCTTCACCCTGACCGGCGGGAACGTGAACGACTGCACCCAGTTCGAGCCGGTCATGGAACGCATCCGGATCGCCCGGCCGGGGCCGGGCAGACCCCGGACCCGGCCCGAGCGGGTCGTGGCGGACAAGGGCTACTCGGCCCGCAGGATCCGTGCCTACCTGCGTCGGCGCGGGATCGCCGCGACGATTCCCGAGCGGATCGACCAGATCAACGGGCGCCTGCGCCGCGGCGAAAGTCTCTGCCGGCTCGATCGGACCGCCTACCGGCGGCGCAACGTCGTCGAGCGCTGCTTCAGCCGGCTCAAGCAGAACCGGGCCCTGGCCACTCGCTACGACAAACGAGCCGCCCACTACCAAGCAATGGTCACCCTCGCCTGCCTCCAACTCTGGCTCCCATGA
- a CDS encoding SSI family serine proteinase inhibitor, which yields MMRRLALTAVASLAALSAAAPAASAAGPLPLPLSLPLLQGPADDTRLTVVVAGSGNPEADGTYELECGPAGGSHPAAAQACERLEQLRLQGRNPFAPVPRNAMCTQQYGGEATARVTGTWHGHRVDARFARTNGCEIARWNGARPVLPNVR from the coding sequence ATGATGCGCCGTCTCGCCCTCACCGCTGTCGCGTCCCTCGCCGCGCTGTCCGCCGCCGCGCCCGCCGCCTCCGCGGCCGGGCCGCTGCCGCTGCCCCTGTCGCTGCCGCTGCTGCAGGGCCCCGCCGACGACACCCGGCTCACCGTGGTCGTGGCCGGCTCCGGGAACCCCGAGGCGGACGGGACGTACGAGCTGGAGTGCGGGCCCGCCGGCGGGAGCCACCCGGCCGCGGCGCAGGCCTGCGAGCGGCTGGAGCAGCTGAGGCTGCAGGGCAGGAACCCGTTCGCCCCCGTTCCCCGCAACGCGATGTGTACGCAGCAGTACGGCGGGGAAGCCACCGCCCGTGTCACCGGCACCTGGCACGGGCACCGCGTCGACGCCCGGTTCGCGCGGACCAACGGGTGCGAGATCGCCCGATGGAACGGCGCCCGCCCGGTTCTGCCGAACGTGAGGTGA
- a CDS encoding PAS domain-containing protein produces the protein MSSRPSRGAARLAAILDALPDGLLLVNCNGTVVNANTIALEMFETPGTALVGRGLLDLLPEFDSKLIPGSMRRPEAADERGRTKPTRMVARRTDGHEYPVEVTSASLEDGQAAYKDVQGSYGGGGGYTGDELLMLVVRDLSGTVDTEAELARSQRQTEMILRAAAEGVVGTDTDGRVVLVNPAAAQILGFRASDLGGKELHPLILHSRAEGEPFPYEESPLADTLKSGRKHRVRGQVLWAKSGEQVPVDLTTAPVRDGDQLVGAVMTFTDRRPYEELDKRRRDEIAELTANHTAAVAELTERHAAETAALKEAHAAELADRTERYASELEKQTERLTDLTARHAQLTAVLGESLRGPLEELRGELSALAADPAGQLWPEANQILHHLAAGYARMTTLIDNVLGYQRLDSGAEELIKSRVLLDGVVTAGIDAAVELIGPGRAQFAVHAPPIEAEVDAGRLVTAVAHLVADVAGVDSTGKARLVPGGGYVDSTIVVAAAQRGDVVRIEVRGPFAGGDPVHVPIVSGIVRAHGGVLQTHEMPGMSGSAYVLEVPIGAGAGTVAVAEAPAVALPAVEAAPGVAPPVVPAVAAPPVGAEAHVPAGALPGAEPDHAGQVPAVSEVPEAGRGRRRARRSSTDAFLESPVGGSDGSGEPQAAPGDTGAAAPTGRRRARRAAPAPEAAPNELIPAQQAEGSGRRRGRPSPAETGAQAPGQALALPAAAPAEGAVVTAAEGAQGGRPQLGQTVPPQGVPAEAQLPVAAGGHRGNPGDEGRPALPPVVNAVESSAAAAFSNLDDAPGAIASPPSPEASASAPAPAPQPTGRRARRALAAAQDRAAADAGPRVPFALPPADADRAPSHAEAQAAGGDGSYGRGVGMGEASAGTQDSSGPAPDAVSGAPEHAPVPPQAQPAPTGRRRARHGSDTGPQAAQPAPFALPAQAGTPAPPGPPAPGAPAPSVPAAEQPMPGVPAGQPVPGAPAEQSMPGAQANAPFVLPAQTTPETPAEQPGPFALPAAADQSAAPPAAPAPAPGTPAHGMPAAHTPATGTPGGTPPHGMPAPAPATGTPSHGTPAPGTPAHGTPATATPAHGMPTPPAPATGTSAHDTPAHAMPAPATGTPAHGMPTPGTPPHGIHAAPPAPGTPGTAIPATEPAPPAVRADNDASGQGPVLPETQSTGRTAHTTGTAAPDAATPATPPARPRTLAPAPDARRQPLPAEAPMPASADSTQGRAFSVRTLGQGVPFSQHITHQQNQTLGGGVSSGSGAGSSVGRRRKLAAPPEPDQDERPALPTPAPAAPAAPAPTAAAPAGTVHGQGSGQLLSAPPAEGRAYAIGAPDEGAAEGPEPLDGPGGAVEVANRPSPQPVDDELPPEPLDNPRRLLVWPAPDVSTQQALSDRGYRPVIVHSREEVDAQIAAFPAALFVDPLTGPITRKALQSLRQAAVAAEVPVLVTAGLGQASREAAYGADPAVLLKALAPRDSEQHPPRVLLIDEHEDIAVALTETLERRGMQVACAATDSEAVSLATRMRPNLVVMDLMQVRRRRAGIVDWLRANGQLNRTPLVVYTSAGIDQSELPRLSSGETVLFLAERSTSEEVQSRIVDLLAKIGTN, from the coding sequence GTGAGCAGCAGGCCATCCCGAGGCGCTGCTCGCCTCGCAGCCATACTCGATGCCCTTCCGGACGGGCTCCTGCTCGTCAACTGCAACGGTACGGTCGTCAACGCCAACACCATCGCCCTCGAAATGTTCGAGACGCCGGGCACCGCGCTCGTCGGTCGCGGGCTGCTCGATCTGCTGCCGGAGTTCGACTCCAAGCTGATCCCGGGGTCGATGCGCAGGCCGGAGGCTGCGGACGAGCGCGGCCGTACGAAGCCCACGCGCATGGTCGCGCGGCGCACCGACGGCCACGAGTACCCCGTAGAGGTGACGAGCGCCAGCCTGGAGGACGGGCAGGCGGCGTACAAGGACGTCCAGGGCTCGTACGGCGGCGGTGGCGGCTATACGGGCGACGAGCTGCTGATGCTCGTCGTGCGCGACCTCTCGGGCACCGTGGACACCGAGGCCGAGCTGGCCCGCTCGCAGCGCCAGACCGAGATGATCCTGCGGGCCGCGGCCGAGGGTGTCGTCGGCACGGACACGGACGGCCGGGTCGTCCTCGTCAACCCCGCCGCCGCGCAGATCCTCGGCTTCCGGGCCAGCGACCTCGGCGGCAAGGAGCTGCACCCGCTGATCCTGCACTCGCGCGCGGAGGGCGAGCCGTTCCCGTACGAGGAGTCGCCGCTCGCCGACACGCTCAAGTCGGGGCGCAAGCATCGGGTGCGCGGCCAGGTTTTGTGGGCCAAGAGCGGGGAACAGGTGCCGGTCGACCTGACCACCGCGCCCGTCCGCGACGGTGACCAGCTCGTCGGTGCCGTGATGACGTTCACCGACCGTCGCCCCTACGAGGAGCTGGACAAGCGGCGCAGGGACGAGATCGCCGAGCTGACCGCGAACCACACCGCCGCCGTCGCCGAGCTCACCGAACGGCACGCCGCCGAGACCGCCGCCCTCAAGGAGGCGCACGCCGCCGAGCTCGCCGACCGCACCGAGCGTTACGCCTCCGAGCTGGAGAAGCAGACCGAGCGGCTGACGGACCTCACCGCCCGGCACGCCCAGCTCACCGCCGTGCTCGGCGAGTCGCTGCGCGGGCCCCTGGAGGAACTGCGCGGCGAACTGTCGGCGCTCGCCGCCGACCCCGCCGGCCAGCTGTGGCCCGAGGCGAATCAGATCCTTCACCACCTGGCCGCCGGTTACGCGCGCATGACGACGCTCATCGACAACGTTCTCGGCTACCAGCGCCTCGACAGCGGCGCGGAAGAGCTGATCAAGTCGCGGGTGCTGCTCGACGGGGTCGTCACCGCGGGTATCGACGCCGCGGTCGAGCTGATCGGGCCCGGCCGCGCGCAGTTCGCGGTGCACGCTCCGCCGATCGAGGCGGAGGTCGACGCCGGGCGTCTGGTGACCGCCGTCGCCCATCTCGTCGCGGATGTCGCCGGTGTCGACTCGACCGGCAAGGCCCGGCTCGTGCCGGGTGGCGGCTATGTGGACTCGACCATCGTCGTCGCCGCCGCTCAGCGCGGTGACGTCGTGCGCATCGAGGTGCGCGGGCCGTTCGCCGGGGGCGACCCGGTGCACGTGCCGATCGTGAGCGGCATCGTCCGCGCGCACGGCGGGGTGCTCCAGACGCACGAGATGCCGGGCATGAGCGGCAGTGCGTACGTGCTGGAGGTGCCGATCGGCGCGGGTGCGGGGACGGTGGCGGTGGCGGAGGCGCCTGCGGTGGCGCTTCCGGCGGTGGAGGCGGCTCCTGGGGTGGCTCCTCCGGTGGTTCCTGCAGTGGCGGCTCCTCCGGTGGGTGCCGAGGCGCACGTTCCGGCCGGGGCCCTTCCCGGTGCGGAGCCCGATCATGCGGGCCAGGTTCCTGCTGTTTCCGAGGTGCCCGAGGCGGGAAGGGGGCGGCGCCGGGCACGGCGTTCGTCCACCGACGCCTTCCTGGAGAGCCCCGTGGGCGGCTCCGACGGCTCCGGTGAGCCGCAAGCGGCCCCCGGGGACACCGGCGCGGCCGCCCCGACCGGGCGCCGGCGCGCGCGCCGTGCGGCGCCCGCCCCCGAGGCGGCGCCGAACGAACTGATCCCCGCCCAGCAGGCGGAGGGCTCCGGGCGCCGCCGCGGGCGCCCCAGCCCCGCCGAAACGGGCGCCCAGGCACCGGGTCAGGCCCTGGCGCTGCCCGCTGCCGCTCCGGCGGAGGGTGCCGTGGTCACCGCCGCCGAGGGGGCGCAGGGAGGCCGCCCGCAGCTCGGGCAGACGGTGCCGCCGCAGGGCGTCCCGGCCGAGGCGCAGCTGCCGGTCGCGGCCGGTGGTCACCGGGGCAACCCCGGCGACGAGGGCCGGCCGGCCCTTCCTCCGGTCGTCAACGCCGTGGAGTCCTCCGCTGCCGCCGCCTTCTCGAACCTCGACGACGCCCCTGGTGCGATCGCCTCTCCGCCGTCTCCGGAAGCGTCCGCTTCTGCACCGGCACCGGCACCGCAGCCGACCGGTCGGCGGGCGCGCCGCGCGCTGGCGGCCGCCCAGGACCGTGCCGCCGCAGACGCCGGACCGCGCGTCCCCTTCGCGCTGCCTCCCGCCGACGCGGACCGCGCCCCTTCGCATGCCGAGGCGCAGGCGGCCGGCGGGGACGGTTCGTACGGGCGCGGCGTGGGTATGGGCGAGGCTTCGGCCGGTACGCAGGACAGTTCCGGCCCCGCGCCCGATGCCGTGTCCGGTGCGCCGGAGCACGCCCCCGTGCCGCCGCAGGCCCAGCCCGCGCCCACCGGCCGACGCCGGGCCCGCCACGGCAGTGACACGGGCCCGCAGGCGGCCCAGCCCGCTCCGTTCGCGCTGCCGGCCCAGGCGGGGACGCCCGCGCCGCCCGGGCCTCCTGCGCCTGGGGCTCCTGCGCCCTCTGTGCCCGCTGCCGAACAGCCGATGCCCGGTGTTCCAGCGGGACAGCCGGTGCCGGGCGCCCCGGCAGAACAGTCGATGCCCGGTGCCCAGGCCAACGCGCCCTTCGTGCTGCCCGCACAGACCACGCCGGAAACCCCGGCCGAACAGCCCGGCCCGTTCGCCCTGCCGGCCGCAGCCGACCAGTCGGCCGCGCCCCCGGCGGCTCCGGCTCCGGCACCTGGGACTCCGGCCCACGGGATGCCCGCTGCCCACACTCCGGCGACGGGAACTCCGGGCGGCACCCCGCCCCACGGCATGCCCGCCCCCGCCCCGGCCACCGGAACCCCGAGCCACGGAACCCCGGCCCCCGGCACTCCAGCCCACGGCACCCCCGCGACGGCCACCCCCGCCCACGGCATGCCGACTCCCCCCGCCCCGGCGACCGGCACGTCGGCTCACGACACCCCGGCTCACGCCATGCCCGCCCCTGCCACCGGCACCCCTGCCCACGGCATGCCCACCCCCGGCACTCCGCCCCACGGCATCCACGCCGCCCCTCCGGCCCCAGGAACCCCTGGCACCGCCATCCCCGCCACAGAACCCGCGCCCCCCGCCGTCCGGGCCGACAACGACGCGTCCGGGCAAGGCCCCGTCCTGCCCGAAACGCAGAGCACCGGGCGTACCGCCCACACCACCGGCACCGCGGCCCCCGACGCCGCCACGCCCGCCACACCCCCGGCCCGTCCGCGCACCCTGGCGCCCGCGCCCGACGCGCGGCGGCAGCCGTTGCCCGCCGAGGCGCCCATGCCGGCGTCGGCCGACTCGACGCAGGGGCGCGCGTTCAGCGTGCGCACGCTCGGGCAGGGCGTGCCGTTCTCCCAGCACATCACCCACCAGCAGAACCAGACGCTCGGCGGCGGCGTGAGCAGTGGCAGCGGCGCCGGCAGCAGTGTCGGCCGCCGCCGCAAGCTCGCCGCCCCGCCCGAGCCCGATCAGGACGAGCGCCCCGCGCTCCCCACACCGGCACCCGCCGCCCCCGCGGCACCCGCTCCCACGGCCGCCGCCCCCGCCGGCACCGTGCACGGGCAGGGCTCCGGTCAGTTGCTCTCCGCGCCTCCGGCCGAGGGCCGCGCGTACGCCATCGGCGCCCCCGACGAGGGCGCGGCCGAGGGGCCCGAGCCGCTGGACGGTCCCGGTGGCGCGGTCGAGGTCGCCAATCGGCCCTCGCCGCAGCCCGTGGACGACGAGCTGCCGCCCGAGCCGCTGGACAACCCGCGCCGTCTGCTGGTCTGGCCCGCGCCCGACGTCTCCACGCAGCAGGCGCTGAGCGATCGCGGCTACCGGCCGGTGATCGTGCACTCGCGCGAGGAGGTGGACGCGCAGATCGCCGCGTTCCCTGCCGCGCTGTTCGTAGACCCGCTGACGGGTCCGATCACCCGAAAGGCGTTGCAGTCCCTGCGGCAGGCCGCCGTGGCGGCCGAGGTGCCTGTTCTGGTGACGGCCGGTCTGGGACAGGCGTCGCGGGAGGCGGCGTACGGTGCCGACCCCGCCGTACTCCTGAAGGCGCTCGCGCCGCGCGACAGCGAGCAGCATCCGCCGCGCGTCCTGCTGATCGACGAGCACGAGGACATCGCGGTCGCGCTGACGGAGACGCTGGAGCGCCGGGGCATGCAGGTGGCCTGCGCCGCGACGGACAGCGAGGCGGTCTCGCTGGCGACCCGGATGCGGCCGAACCTGGTGGTGATGGACCTGATGCAGGTGCGCCGCCGCCGGGCGGGCATCGTGGACTGGCTGCGCGCCAACGGGCAGCTGAACCGCACGCCGCTGGTCGTCTACACCTCGGCCGGCATCGACCAGTCCGAGTTGCCGAGGCTCAGCTCCGGCGAGACCGTGCTGTTCCTGGCGGAGCGCTCGACGAGCGAAGAGGTGCAGTCCCGCATCGTGGACCTGCTGGCGAAGATCGGCACGAACTGA
- a CDS encoding long-chain fatty acid--CoA ligase: protein MLSTMQDVPLTVTRILTHGMTIHGKSQVTTWTGVPEPHRRSFAEIGRRATQLANALRDEIGIDADQRVATLMWNNAEHVEAYLAIPSMGAVLHTLNLRLPAEQLVWIVKHADDRAVIVNGSLLPLIAPLLPQLTSLKHLIVSGPGDRSVLDGAAVRVHDYEELLAGRPTTFDWPELDERQAAAMCYTSGTTGDPKGVVYSHRSIYLHSMQVNMSESMGLTDKDTTLVVVPQFHVNAWGLPHSTFMSGVNMLMPDRFLQPAPLADMIERERPTHAAAVPTIWQGLLAEVTANPRDLTSMANVTIGGAACPPSLMEAYDKLGVRLCHAWGMTETSPLGTMANPPAGLTAEEEWPYRVTQGRFPAGVEARLVGPGGEHLPWDGRSAGELEVRGPWIAGAYYGGADGEMLRPEDKFSEDGWLKTGDVGVISEGGFLTLTDRAKDVIKSGGEWISSVELENALMAHPDVAEAAVVAVPDDKWGERPLATVVLKEGATADYEALRAFLADSGIAKWQLPERWSVIPSVPKTSVGKFDKKVIRKQYAGGELDVTQL from the coding sequence GTGCTGAGCACCATGCAGGACGTACCGCTGACTGTCACCCGCATCCTGACGCATGGGATGACGATTCACGGGAAGTCGCAGGTCACGACCTGGACCGGAGTGCCGGAGCCGCACCGGCGCAGCTTCGCCGAGATCGGCCGGCGCGCCACGCAGCTCGCCAACGCCCTGCGCGACGAAATCGGCATCGACGCAGATCAGCGCGTCGCGACGCTCATGTGGAACAACGCGGAGCATGTCGAGGCATACCTGGCCATTCCGTCCATGGGCGCCGTCCTGCACACGCTGAATCTCCGCCTCCCCGCCGAACAGCTGGTCTGGATCGTCAAGCACGCCGACGACCGGGCCGTCATCGTCAACGGCTCCCTGCTGCCGCTCATCGCGCCGCTGCTTCCCCAGCTGACGTCGCTGAAACACCTGATCGTGTCGGGCCCCGGCGACCGTTCCGTCCTGGACGGCGCGGCGGTGCGCGTGCACGACTACGAGGAACTGCTCGCCGGCCGCCCCACCACCTTCGACTGGCCCGAGCTGGACGAGCGCCAGGCCGCCGCCATGTGCTACACCTCCGGCACGACGGGCGACCCCAAGGGCGTCGTCTACTCCCACCGCTCCATCTACCTGCACTCCATGCAGGTCAACATGTCCGAGTCGATGGGCCTGACCGACAAGGACACGACCCTTGTGGTCGTGCCGCAGTTTCACGTGAACGCGTGGGGGCTGCCCCACTCGACGTTCATGTCCGGCGTCAACATGCTGATGCCGGACCGTTTCCTCCAGCCCGCGCCGCTCGCCGACATGATCGAGCGCGAGCGCCCCACGCACGCCGCCGCCGTCCCCACCATCTGGCAGGGACTGCTCGCCGAGGTCACCGCGAACCCGCGCGACCTCACCTCCATGGCCAACGTCACGATCGGCGGCGCCGCCTGCCCGCCCTCCCTCATGGAGGCGTACGACAAGCTCGGCGTGCGCCTCTGCCACGCCTGGGGCATGACGGAGACCTCCCCCCTCGGCACCATGGCCAACCCGCCCGCAGGGCTGACCGCCGAGGAGGAGTGGCCCTACCGCGTCACCCAGGGCCGCTTCCCGGCCGGCGTCGAGGCGCGGCTGGTCGGGCCGGGCGGCGAGCACCTGCCGTGGGACGGCCGCTCGGCCGGAGAGCTGGAGGTACGGGGCCCCTGGATCGCGGGCGCGTACTACGGCGGCGCGGACGGCGAGATGCTGCGCCCCGAGGACAAGTTCAGCGAGGACGGCTGGCTGAAGACCGGTGACGTCGGTGTGATCAGCGAGGGCGGCTTCCTCACGCTCACCGACCGCGCCAAGGACGTCATCAAGTCCGGCGGCGAGTGGATCTCCAGCGTCGAACTGGAGAACGCCCTGATGGCGCACCCGGACGTCGCGGAGGCGGCCGTCGTGGCCGTTCCGGACGACAAGTGGGGCGAGCGCCCGCTCGCGACGGTCGTCCTCAAGGAGGGCGCCACCGCCGACTACGAGGCGCTGCGCGCCTTCCTCGCCGACTCCGGCATCGCGAAGTGGCAGCTGCCCGAGCGCTGGTCGGTCATCCCGTCCGTGCCGAAGACGAGCGTCGGCAAGTTCGACAAGAAGGTCATCCGCAAGCAGTACGCGGGCGGCGAGCTGGACGTCACGCAGCTCTGA
- a CDS encoding SigE family RNA polymerase sigma factor encodes MTTPVRTGTHRGAAPVRTSAAVRSFAPARTSGAPARPSRGARASVAPHLPYPSFTSFVEARGPVLLRAARSLTANPSDAEDLLQTALTKTYVAWDRIEDHRALDGYVRRALLNTRTSQWRKRKVDEFACDELPEQEAAPGPDPAERQSLHDAMWRAVLKLPTRQRAMVVLRYYEDLSEAQTAEVLGVSVGTVKSAVSRALGKLRLDPELTPVR; translated from the coding sequence ATGACCACGCCAGTCCGTACGGGCACCCACAGGGGGGCCGCACCGGTACGCACGTCGGCCGCAGTACGCAGCTTCGCGCCGGCGCGCACATCGGGCGCCCCCGCGCGCCCCTCGCGCGGTGCGCGCGCGTCGGTGGCGCCGCACCTCCCGTATCCCTCGTTCACCTCGTTCGTGGAGGCGCGCGGGCCGGTGCTGCTGCGGGCCGCGCGCTCGCTCACCGCCAACCCCAGCGACGCCGAGGACCTGCTGCAGACGGCGCTCACCAAGACGTACGTCGCCTGGGACCGGATCGAGGACCACCGGGCGCTCGACGGCTATGTGCGCCGGGCCCTTCTCAACACCAGAACCTCGCAGTGGCGCAAGCGCAAGGTCGACGAGTTCGCCTGCGACGAACTGCCCGAGCAGGAGGCGGCGCCCGGCCCCGACCCCGCGGAGCGGCAGTCGCTGCACGACGCCATGTGGCGCGCGGTGCTGAAGCTGCCGACCCGGCAGCGGGCCATGGTCGTGCTGCGCTACTACGAGGACCTGAGCGAGGCGCAGACCGCCGAGGTGCTCGGCGTGTCCGTCGGCACGGTCAAGAGCGCGGTCTCCCGTGCGCTCGGGAAGCTGCGCCTGGACCCGGAGCTGACGCCGGTCCGCTGA